In Helianthus annuus cultivar XRQ/B chromosome 8, HanXRQr2.0-SUNRISE, whole genome shotgun sequence, a single genomic region encodes these proteins:
- the LOC110870536 gene encoding RNA polymerase II subunit 5-mediating protein homolog has product MEEDGEDYTKMFNVMQEEISKMNKELAKMNAINQTLNQLLSEVSEASSNEMKAMKLEMEAMKADKVMKDNQLSMLYVVMESYLKIDVHAAFNDLEVKRTEERRIERERRLAEEATQRRKSIIEETQEAGGSSNQTDVEMTEAEADPLDSYYAIQKKKKAKEMLLLEWKTQQFVLVGKPSTVPYSIKEIVRQVKIEERRKEAKRARGEIVDSDSDLEILGDEDEDENNDDDKSDKKDDKDDKDDKGNDDDDQGASGLLVENPNVLEKIEELLNDEINEQEDNPHHEATTFGKEPADHVFLTNPTVIYLNTQHEGEIEVQRSREEMLEELGLNDGKFKFDIEDEIPQSSEDVFEPRYAHEANHYNDVIVEDTSIRFL; this is encoded by the exons atggAAGAGGATGGTGAAGACTACACAAAGATGTTTAATGTCATGCAAGAAGAAATTTCTAAGATGAATAAAGAGCTAGCAAAGATGAATGCTATAAATCAGACATTAAACCAGCTTCTAAGTGAAGTCAGTGAAGCTTCATCAAACGAAATGAAAGCCATGAAGTTAGAAATGGAAGCAATGAAAGCAGACAAAGTGATGAAAGACAATCAGCTTAGTATGCTATATGTTGTCATGGAAAGTTACCTGAAAATAGATGTTCATGCTGCTTTCAATGATCTTGAAGTTAAACGAACTGAAGAGAGAAGAATTGAAAGAGAAAGGCGATTGGCCGAAGAAGCTACTCAGCGAAGGAAAAGTATTATTGAGGAAACACAAGAGGCTGGTGGTTCTTCAAACCAAACTGATGTTGAAATGACTGAAGCTGAAGCAGATCCTCTGGATTCGTACTA TGCTATTCAGAAGAAAAAGAAGGCAAAAGAAATGTTGTTGTTAGAATGGAAGACACAACAGTTTGTTCTTGTTGGAAAACCATCCACAGTGCCTTACAGCATAAAAGAGATTGTTCGCcaagtcaaaattgaagaaagGCGAAAAGAGGCAAAGAGGGCTCGTGGAGAAATTGTGGATAGTGATTCTGATTTGGAAATTCTcggtgatgaagatgaagatgaaaacaatgatgatGACAAGTCTGATAAGAAAGATGACAaggatgataaagatgataaggGTAATGATGACGATGATCAGGGTGCTTCTGGGTTATTGGTTGAGAATCCTAATGTACTAGAAAAGATTGAAGAGTTGCTAAACGATGAAATCAATGAACAGGAGGATAATCCACATCATGAAGCCACAACATTTGGAAAAGAACCTGCAGATCACGTATTCCTTACTAACCCTACGGTTATCTATCTGAATACTCAACATGAGGGGGAAATTGAGGTTCAGAGGTCAAGAGAAGAGATGTTGGAAGAATTGGGATTGAATGATGGGAAATTTAAGTTCGATATTGAAGATGAGATACCTCAGTCATCTGAAGATGTATTTGAGCCTAGGTATGCTCATGAAGCTAATCATTACAACGATGTTATTGTTGAAGACACTTCGATCAGATTCCTCTGA